TCCTATTCAGGCATTAAAGCAAGTTGCTTTTCATGTAGATAAAGGTGAAATTGTCGCTATGCTGGGAGCCAATGGAGCAGGAAAAACAACTTTGCTCAAGAACATTTCAGGGTTACTAAAACCATCTAGTGGGATAATTCAATTTAATGGTGAAGACATTACACCGCTTGAAGCGGAGAAAATTGTTCAAAAAAAGCTCATTCAAGTTCCAGAACATAGGCAAGTATTTAGTACGATGACGGTGTTAGATAATCTGTATCTAGGCGCATATCATCACTACAAAAGTACAGGGAAGAAAGAAATAGAGGAAGAAGTGGAAAAGGTATTTTCCTTGTTTCCTATTTTAAAAGAACGTAAAGATCAATTAGGTGGAACCCTCTCAGGAGGTCAACAACAAATGCTTGCCATTGCTAGATCTATAATGGCAAAACCTGATCTATTATTACTAGATGAACCATCATTAGGGTTAGCTCCTCTTATTGTGAAGGAAGTCCTGCAGTACGTCAGAAATATGCGTGATGAATTCGGAGTCACCGTTTTGTTAATTGAACAGAATGTAAACGCTTCCCTAAAAATAGCAGATAGAGGATATGTCATGGCTCATGGTTCCATTATCAAAGAGGGAACATCTGAATCCTTATTAAATGATACAGAAGTAAGAGAGGCATTTTTGGGGCACACATTGAATTAACCGCGGAAAACCCGCGTTTAAGAATAATTTAGTAAGACGAGGGGGATATGACATTGAAGAAGTTTTCTGTATGGTTTGCAGTACTACTTTTAGCCATTGGTCTAGCTGCTTGTTCTAGTTCAGAATCTGGTGGAGATGGTGATGCAGAGGTTTACAAAATTGGAGCCATCTACTCTAACACAGGTCCTGGAAGCCCGCTTGGTGTACCAGAATGGAATGCTACTAAACTATTGGTAGAACAAATCAATGAAAATGGCGGAATTAACGGAGTAAAGCTGGAAGTCATTTTAGCTGATGATGAATCCACACCGGAAAAAGCCATCGAAGAAATGAACCGCTTAATTCACGATGAAAAAGTGTTAGCTGTTCTCGGAACAACAACAAGTGGGCCTTCCCTTGCAATGAAAGGGATTGCTATGGACAATCAAGTCCCAGTCATTTCTGCTGGTGCTAGTATTGATATTGTGACACCTGTTGAGGAATCTACATGGGTCTTTAAAACACCACAATCAGATGCTCTAGCTGTAGAGCGTGTTTACATGTACCTTCAGGAAGAAGGAATGACAAAGGTTGGGATTCTGGCTGACTCTAACGCATACGGACAAAGTGGAGTACAGTTGTTAGAAGAACTACAGGATGACTTTGGAATTGATATTGTTGCAAATGAATCGTATAACACAGAAGATGCTGATATGAAAACGCAGCTTACGAAAATCAATAGCTCTGGTGCAGAGGCTGTTATTGTATGGGGAACAAATCCTGGTCCTGCAATTGCAGCTAAAAATATGAAAGAGCTTGGCATGACGATTCCTTATATTGGAAGCCATGGTATTGCCAATCAATCGTTCCTTGACTTAGCTGGTGATGCAGCGGAGGGCGTCGTAATTCCGACAGGTAAGTTATTATTCCCAACTCAAATCCCAGAAAGTGATCCACAATTTGAAGTCATTAGTAAGTTTTATGATGACTA
This DNA window, taken from Bacillus carboniphilus, encodes the following:
- a CDS encoding ABC transporter substrate-binding protein, which produces MTLKKFSVWFAVLLLAIGLAACSSSESGGDGDAEVYKIGAIYSNTGPGSPLGVPEWNATKLLVEQINENGGINGVKLEVILADDESTPEKAIEEMNRLIHDEKVLAVLGTTTSGPSLAMKGIAMDNQVPVISAGASIDIVTPVEESTWVFKTPQSDALAVERVYMYLQEEGMTKVGILADSNAYGQSGVQLLEELQDDFGIDIVANESYNTEDADMKTQLTKINSSGAEAVIVWGTNPGPAIAAKNMKELGMTIPYIGSHGIANQSFLDLAGDAAEGVVIPTGKLLFPTQIPESDPQFEVISKFYDDYTAEFDSEPTNFGSYGYDNIMLIVESLENGATDRESIRDYLENNIKDFVGATGVFNFSAEDHNGLTADSLVLAEVKDGKWTYKE
- a CDS encoding ABC transporter ATP-binding protein yields the protein MLEVRDVSFSYGPIQALKQVAFHVDKGEIVAMLGANGAGKTTLLKNISGLLKPSSGIIQFNGEDITPLEAEKIVQKKLIQVPEHRQVFSTMTVLDNLYLGAYHHYKSTGKKEIEEEVEKVFSLFPILKERKDQLGGTLSGGQQQMLAIARSIMAKPDLLLLDEPSLGLAPLIVKEVLQYVRNMRDEFGVTVLLIEQNVNASLKIADRGYVMAHGSIIKEGTSESLLNDTEVREAFLGHTLN